One Pirellulales bacterium genomic region harbors:
- a CDS encoding alkaline phosphatase D family protein, whose amino-acid sequence MSRISRRSLHGWALSSAAAWSAGIPRVHGWGLGSSSTPLITHGVMAGEVTDGSAVIWSRCDQPARMMVEVQIEGKDRPMLFTGPQVTAETDFTGKVVIDGLRHGEGDYRVWFVGPDGKPGDSVPGQLIGVENEKGDVMFAWSGDTVGQGFGINSEWGGLKIYDAIRRLKPDFFVHCGDMIYADNPIPSEIKLADGTIWKNLTTQAKDHVAVTLDDFRGNYAYNLLDENLRRFHAAVPQYVLWDDHETTNNWYPQQQLASRKDRQFYEEVQFGHQLAARSREAFFNYTPLSYSQQNQQRIYRKISRGNKLDLFLLDLRSYRGPNSPNLQKESSSAAAILGATQLAWLKKQLQASTALWKIICCDMPLGLVIPDAMEGAAWQEGVSNAEHGPPLGREHEFAELLRFIKTAGVKNIIWLTADVHYAAAHYYDPSRSALPGQFEPFWEFVAGPLHAGTFGPNELDGTFGPEVKFQWAPDKALPRPVPPSAGMQSFGTIKMNGRSGGLTVTLRDLTGKGIPGGEFELTPE is encoded by the coding sequence ATGTCACGGATCTCGCGACGCAGTTTGCATGGATGGGCCCTCAGTTCCGCCGCCGCCTGGTCGGCGGGCATCCCCCGCGTGCATGGGTGGGGACTGGGAAGCAGTTCCACCCCCTTGATCACCCATGGTGTCATGGCGGGCGAGGTTACCGACGGTTCCGCCGTCATCTGGAGCCGCTGCGACCAACCCGCGCGAATGATGGTCGAAGTGCAAATCGAAGGAAAAGACAGACCAATGTTATTTACCGGCCCTCAAGTGACCGCGGAAACCGATTTTACCGGTAAAGTGGTCATCGATGGATTGCGCCACGGTGAAGGCGATTATCGCGTCTGGTTTGTGGGGCCGGACGGTAAACCGGGTGATTCCGTGCCGGGCCAGCTTATCGGCGTGGAAAACGAAAAGGGGGATGTCATGTTCGCCTGGTCCGGCGACACCGTGGGCCAGGGGTTCGGAATTAATTCCGAATGGGGAGGGCTAAAAATCTATGACGCCATTCGCCGACTAAAGCCTGATTTCTTTGTGCACTGTGGCGACATGATTTATGCCGACAATCCCATTCCCTCCGAAATCAAACTGGCCGATGGAACCATATGGAAAAACCTGACCACGCAGGCCAAAGATCATGTGGCGGTTACGCTGGACGATTTTCGAGGGAATTACGCGTATAACTTGCTGGACGAAAATCTGCGCCGCTTTCATGCCGCCGTCCCCCAATACGTGCTCTGGGACGATCACGAAACGACAAATAACTGGTATCCCCAGCAACAGCTTGCCAGTCGCAAAGATCGCCAGTTTTATGAAGAAGTGCAATTTGGCCACCAGCTGGCCGCGCGTTCCCGCGAAGCGTTTTTTAATTACACCCCCCTGTCCTACTCGCAGCAGAATCAGCAACGGATTTATCGCAAAATTAGCCGTGGGAATAAGCTCGATCTCTTTCTGTTGGACCTGCGCAGTTATCGTGGACCAAACAGCCCCAATCTGCAAAAAGAATCTTCTTCCGCCGCGGCGATCCTGGGCGCGACGCAACTGGCCTGGTTAAAAAAACAACTTCAGGCCAGCACCGCATTGTGGAAAATCATCTGTTGCGATATGCCACTAGGGTTGGTGATACCAGACGCGATGGAAGGAGCCGCCTGGCAAGAAGGAGTGTCCAATGCCGAACATGGCCCACCGCTGGGACGCGAGCACGAATTTGCCGAGTTGCTGCGATTTATCAAAACCGCGGGCGTCAAAAATATCATTTGGCTGACCGCGGATGTGCATTATGCCGCGGCGCACTACTATGATCCGTCCCGTTCCGCGTTGCCCGGCCAGTTTGAACCCTTTTGGGAGTTTGTCGCCGGACCGTTGCACGCGGGAACCTTTGGACCAAATGAACTGGATGGCACATTTGGCCCCGAAGTGAAATTTCAATGGGCACCGGACAAAGCCCTCCCCCGTCCCGTTCCGCCATCGGCGGGGATGCAGTCGTTTGGCACAATCAAGATGAATGGTCGCAGTGGCGGCCTGACCGTGACTCTGCGAGACTTAACTGGCAAGGGGATCCCCGGCGGGGAATTTGAACTAACCCCAGAGTAA
- a CDS encoding EamA family transporter produces the protein MIQAYHDGDPPLPPTLAGEEILAESGGVPQDSTHSSPPNDLPFQENLWSARLAIFAAAILWSSSGLFAKLEVFHDWPADYRGVLLAFWRALFAGLGVLPFVRRPVWRWSILPMGLTFAAMTGSYLTALTLGTGANAIWIQNTAPGWVFLCGVLWLRQPPDRGALVTLGTAVAGIGLIVVCELTFSSTSHSHWGILCALVSAITYAGVIMQLRRLRGEDSAWLVVCNQGISVLTLLPLALWINVWPSAEQLAWLAAFGVLQMGLPYLLFSRALQKIDSQEASIINLAEPLLLPVWAYVAVGEIPAWWTITGAGIILAGLLWRYRGAWRG, from the coding sequence TTGATCCAGGCTTACCACGACGGCGATCCCCCGTTACCGCCTACACTAGCCGGTGAGGAAATCCTGGCCGAGTCCGGCGGTGTTCCCCAGGACTCGACACACTCCTCCCCGCCCAACGATTTACCCTTCCAGGAAAATCTGTGGTCCGCGCGGCTGGCCATTTTTGCCGCGGCCATTTTATGGAGCAGTAGCGGTCTCTTTGCCAAGCTAGAGGTTTTTCACGATTGGCCCGCCGATTACCGGGGAGTGCTGTTGGCGTTTTGGCGGGCCCTCTTTGCGGGGCTGGGGGTGCTCCCCTTTGTGCGGCGCCCCGTCTGGCGTTGGAGCATCTTGCCGATGGGGCTAACTTTTGCCGCGATGACCGGTTCTTACCTAACGGCCCTGACGCTGGGGACCGGGGCCAACGCCATTTGGATTCAAAATACCGCCCCTGGATGGGTGTTTTTGTGCGGCGTCCTGTGGTTGCGGCAGCCTCCGGATCGGGGGGCGCTGGTAACTTTGGGGACGGCAGTGGCGGGAATCGGGTTGATTGTGGTTTGCGAGTTGACTTTTTCCTCCACATCCCATTCCCACTGGGGAATTCTTTGCGCCTTGGTGTCGGCCATCACCTATGCGGGCGTGATTATGCAGTTGCGGCGACTCCGAGGGGAGGATAGCGCTTGGCTGGTCGTGTGCAATCAGGGAATCTCGGTGTTGACACTGTTGCCGCTGGCGTTGTGGATCAATGTTTGGCCCTCGGCGGAGCAACTGGCGTGGTTGGCGGCATTCGGCGTATTGCAAATGGGTTTGCCGTACCTGCTGTTTAGTCGGGCTTTGCAAAAAATTGACAGCCAAGAGGCCTCCATCATCAATCTGGCCGAGCCGCTGTTATTGCCCGTGTGGGCGTATGTGGCCGTGGGAGAAATCCCCGCATGGTGGACAATCACCGGGGCGGGAATTATCCTGGCGGGGCTGCTCTGGCGTTACCGCGGGGCATGGCGCGGCTAG
- a CDS encoding DUF1501 domain-containing protein, giving the protein MPRSVNGSNNACSELRSLARANRRQILQVGALGMLGLGLSDWFQRRGAAQDPVITGVNDLAGPSTAAVTANGTFGRAKRCIFLFMWGGPSQLDTFDMKPQAPSDIRGEFLPISTNVPGIQICEHFQHLSRQMDKVCVIRTLAHDDPAHLSSAHATLTGHWAPVVRSDKDPPSEKDSPHLGSVLARLRPGPRTVPSFVTLPWICHHPAAPGGNAPGQDGGWFGKRYSPLLVTGDPNSAGWQAPTLGLVDGISPARLGDRQGLLKELDQFRAGTDQLGILSELSAVQEQAFGLLSSAQVRTAFDLAAESEATRDRYGRNLHGQCVLLARRLVEQGVPLVSVNWHNDGQNFWDTHGNNFARLKNDLIPPSDQALAALLADLDERGLLADTLVCWVGEFGRKPQITAANAGREHWPGCYAGLLAGAGIQGGTTYGTSDNFAMRPLENPVSPLDYAATVLHLLGIDPMTLVNDRLGRPLQLCEGRVVRGVLG; this is encoded by the coding sequence ATGCCACGCTCTGTCAATGGCTCCAATAACGCCTGTTCCGAGTTGCGATCCCTGGCTCGGGCCAATCGACGCCAAATCTTGCAGGTCGGTGCATTGGGCATGTTGGGCCTGGGCTTGTCGGATTGGTTCCAGCGACGGGGAGCGGCGCAGGATCCGGTCATAACGGGCGTTAATGACCTCGCTGGTCCGTCCACGGCGGCGGTAACCGCGAACGGCACGTTTGGCCGGGCCAAGCGTTGCATCTTTCTTTTTATGTGGGGCGGACCGAGCCAGCTTGATACATTCGACATGAAGCCGCAGGCCCCCAGCGATATACGGGGTGAATTTTTACCCATCAGCACCAACGTGCCCGGTATCCAGATTTGCGAGCATTTTCAGCACTTGTCCCGCCAAATGGACAAGGTCTGCGTCATACGCACGCTCGCCCATGATGATCCGGCACATTTGTCGAGTGCCCATGCGACGTTGACGGGGCATTGGGCGCCGGTGGTCCGCAGCGATAAGGACCCCCCCAGCGAAAAGGACAGCCCGCATCTGGGTTCGGTGTTGGCGCGGTTGCGTCCTGGTCCGCGGACGGTGCCATCGTTTGTGACGTTGCCTTGGATTTGTCATCATCCCGCGGCTCCCGGCGGAAACGCCCCCGGCCAGGACGGGGGCTGGTTTGGCAAACGGTATTCACCCCTTTTGGTCACGGGGGATCCCAACTCCGCGGGCTGGCAGGCACCCACGCTGGGGCTGGTGGATGGCATTTCCCCCGCGCGACTTGGGGATCGACAGGGTTTATTAAAGGAGTTGGATCAATTTCGCGCAGGGACCGACCAACTGGGAATCTTGAGCGAACTCTCCGCCGTACAGGAACAAGCGTTTGGATTGTTAAGCTCCGCCCAGGTGCGGACCGCGTTTGACCTTGCCGCCGAAAGCGAGGCGACGCGCGACCGTTATGGTCGCAACCTGCATGGGCAGTGCGTGTTGCTGGCGCGGCGGCTGGTGGAACAGGGGGTCCCCCTGGTGAGTGTGAATTGGCACAATGACGGGCAGAATTTTTGGGATACGCACGGCAATAACTTTGCCCGGCTAAAAAACGACCTAATTCCTCCATCGGATCAGGCCTTGGCCGCGCTCCTGGCCGATCTGGACGAACGGGGCCTACTGGCCGACACGCTGGTTTGCTGGGTGGGAGAATTTGGCCGCAAACCGCAAATCACCGCGGCAAACGCCGGACGCGAGCATTGGCCCGGTTGCTATGCGGGATTGCTGGCGGGGGCGGGGATTCAAGGGGGGACCACCTATGGCACGAGCGATAATTTTGCCATGCGTCCGCTAGAAAACCCGGTCTCGCCGCTGGACTACGCCGCGACGGTGCTGCATCTGCTGGGGATTGACCCGATGACGCTGGTGAACGACCGCCTGGGTCGACCGCTGCAACTGTGCGAGGGTCGGGTGGTCCGCGGGGTGCTGGGGTAA
- a CDS encoding DUF262 domain-containing HNH endonuclease family protein, with translation MAKTILLETRTVTFLELVGNGRQFEIPKFQRDYSWEEEQWDDLWNDVLALRDNLEDRHYMGALVSQPKSDRKYDIIDGQQRLATLTILALAIISQLHILADSGIEAEQNSDRADSLRARFIGEKDPASLVEVSKLTLNETDDPFFQEYLVQLRTPSNPRGLPKSNRLLYQCFLWFSKHLSELISEKSLTGQQIAELLNEVIARRLVFIQINVDDDLNAYTVFETLNARGLELSATDLLKNYLFSKIKTSSDLKSLQRRWQILMGIVKQERFPEFLRYHLLCDQPKIRTSRLFKIVRQQVQNGTQVFQLMNALESRAEIFAALTDESHEYWVENRDAKMLIRERILLKSQQSTPLLFAAKEKMSDGDFNSVLNATNIFTFRYTTVSSLNTNELEPLYHQAAQAILSGRARTPAEVFAILRPHYVEDAQFCNAFELLDLPATGQTKKLAKYILCKLESDASNSFLDYETDPGTIEHIFPQNPLPLWYGEESNQEWSKQVDRLANLTLLEAFLNREVANLPYIDKVPVYARSGYRITQALAAMAPNDWTIAHLEKRQSLFAERAVHIWRVDY, from the coding sequence ATGGCAAAAACAATTTTATTAGAGACGCGCACAGTCACGTTCTTGGAACTGGTTGGTAATGGCCGGCAGTTTGAGATTCCTAAATTTCAACGCGATTATTCGTGGGAAGAAGAACAATGGGATGACCTCTGGAATGACGTGCTAGCCTTACGGGACAATTTGGAAGATCGACATTATATGGGGGCTTTGGTTTCCCAACCGAAATCTGATCGGAAGTACGACATTATTGATGGCCAGCAGCGTTTGGCGACTTTGACTATTTTGGCATTGGCTATTATCAGTCAATTGCATATTCTGGCCGATTCCGGAATTGAAGCAGAACAAAATTCGGATCGGGCGGATTCTCTACGCGCCCGATTTATTGGCGAAAAAGACCCTGCTTCCCTGGTGGAAGTCAGCAAGTTGACGCTGAATGAAACCGATGATCCGTTCTTTCAAGAGTACCTAGTGCAATTACGAACACCTAGCAATCCCCGCGGTTTGCCAAAGTCGAACCGGTTGCTTTATCAATGCTTTCTATGGTTTAGCAAGCATTTAAGTGAACTGATCAGCGAGAAGAGTCTTACAGGTCAGCAAATCGCGGAACTACTTAATGAAGTTATTGCCCGTCGCTTGGTGTTTATACAGATCAATGTGGATGATGATTTGAACGCCTACACAGTTTTTGAAACGCTCAATGCTCGCGGGTTGGAATTGTCCGCCACAGATTTACTGAAAAATTACTTATTTTCAAAAATTAAGACATCCTCGGATTTAAAATCTCTGCAACGCCGCTGGCAAATCCTCATGGGGATCGTCAAACAAGAACGCTTTCCCGAGTTTTTGCGATATCATTTACTCTGCGATCAACCCAAGATTCGCACGAGTCGCTTATTTAAGATTGTGCGACAGCAAGTACAGAATGGCACGCAAGTTTTTCAATTAATGAATGCCCTGGAAAGCCGCGCCGAAATTTTTGCGGCACTCACGGATGAATCGCACGAATATTGGGTAGAAAACAGAGATGCCAAAATGCTTATTCGCGAAAGAATATTATTGAAGAGTCAACAGTCCACGCCCCTGCTGTTTGCCGCCAAAGAAAAAATGAGTGATGGGGACTTTAACAGCGTTCTCAATGCAACAAATATCTTTACATTCCGCTACACAACGGTTAGCAGCCTGAATACCAATGAACTTGAACCATTATACCATCAAGCCGCCCAGGCAATTTTAAGCGGCCGAGCACGAACACCGGCTGAAGTGTTTGCCATTCTGCGACCACATTATGTTGAAGACGCTCAATTTTGTAATGCTTTTGAGCTTTTGGATTTACCCGCCACAGGACAAACAAAAAAACTGGCAAAGTATATTTTGTGCAAGCTGGAAAGCGATGCCAGCAATTCATTTCTGGATTATGAAACGGACCCTGGCACGATTGAGCATATTTTTCCGCAAAATCCGCTGCCCTTATGGTATGGTGAAGAATCTAATCAGGAATGGTCAAAGCAAGTAGACCGACTTGCGAATCTCACGCTACTCGAAGCGTTTTTAAATCGCGAAGTGGCCAATCTCCCTTATATTGATAAAGTTCCTGTTTACGCCCGCAGTGGCTATCGGATTACCCAGGCTCTAGCGGCGATGGCTCCGAATGATTGGACGATCGCCCATTTAGAAAAACGTCAGTCGCTGTTTGCCGAGCGGGCCGTACATATTTGGCGAGTGGATTACTAA
- a CDS encoding citrate/2-methylcitrate synthase produces the protein MSSTQSLYRPGLEGIIAGETAISSIAGGLLYRGYPVEELATRANFEQVAYLLLHGEFPTADELAAFNQRIAAAADLPERVWITLRNLPATTNFMDILRSTCSLTAHFDPEVADNTPGATLRKAERLLAQLACAVGGWERIRRGKNPLPYRADLGFAANVLMMLRGDTPTADEARALDVSLILYAEHEFNASTFTARVVASTLADLHSAITAAIGALKGPLHGGANEQVMAVLTEVASPERAESWIKAALASKRRIMGFGHRVYKAGDPRAKYLKPLCARLATQTGQESLEQMADTIERIVLAEKGLPPNLDWPSARLYHYLRLPIPVYTPLFVASRVTGWSAHVLEQQAHNRLIRPEARYIGPAERQLK, from the coding sequence ATGTCCTCCACCCAATCCCTCTATCGTCCGGGACTCGAAGGGATCATCGCCGGCGAGACTGCTATAAGCTCCATCGCTGGCGGACTATTGTATCGTGGCTATCCCGTCGAGGAACTGGCAACGCGGGCCAATTTTGAACAAGTGGCGTATTTGCTTTTGCACGGAGAATTTCCCACCGCGGACGAATTGGCCGCTTTTAACCAGCGAATCGCCGCCGCCGCGGATCTGCCCGAGCGGGTCTGGATCACGCTGCGAAATTTGCCCGCCACGACAAATTTTATGGACATCCTGCGCAGCACGTGCAGTTTGACTGCCCATTTTGATCCAGAGGTCGCCGATAACACGCCCGGGGCCACGTTGCGTAAGGCCGAGCGCCTGCTGGCACAACTGGCCTGCGCTGTGGGGGGGTGGGAGCGGATACGCCGCGGGAAAAATCCTTTGCCTTACCGCGCGGATCTGGGCTTTGCCGCGAATGTGCTAATGATGTTGCGCGGCGACACACCCACCGCCGACGAAGCGCGGGCGCTGGACGTATCTTTGATCCTCTATGCCGAGCACGAATTCAACGCCAGCACGTTTACCGCGCGAGTGGTGGCTAGCACGCTGGCCGACTTGCATTCCGCCATCACCGCGGCGATCGGGGCACTCAAGGGTCCGTTGCATGGCGGGGCAAACGAGCAAGTCATGGCCGTATTAACCGAAGTCGCCTCTCCGGAGCGGGCCGAAAGCTGGATCAAAGCGGCCTTGGCCTCCAAACGCCGGATCATGGGCTTTGGGCATCGCGTCTATAAAGCAGGGGACCCGCGGGCCAAGTATTTAAAACCGCTCTGCGCTCGGCTGGCCACGCAGACCGGCCAAGAGTCGTTGGAGCAAATGGCCGACACGATTGAACGGATCGTTCTGGCGGAAAAAGGGCTACCTCCAAATTTGGACTGGCCCAGCGCTCGACTGTACCATTATCTGCGGTTACCGATTCCTGTTTATACGCCGCTATTTGTGGCTAGCCGCGTAACGGGCTGGTCAGCGCATGTGCTCGAGCAACAGGCTCACAACCGGTTAATCCGTCCCGAGGCCCGATACATCGGCCCCGCGGAGCGGCAATTAAAATAA
- a CDS encoding SDR family oxidoreductase produces MFHLHDQLALVTGASRGIGLGIARGLREAGASVILVARDEGALAAAAESLTQGDVYTPPDTAHTLPRIITAPCDITAVDRLKPWYQDLVTQHGPPSILVNAAGTTNRGAALEQPLDDFVNLHTLNVTALYELCRLFARERITRGLPGKIINIASLMSFASRPGTAAYTSTKGAVAQLTKALAVEWAKHRILVNALAPGYIATPLTQALADDPQFSAWVRQRCPLGRWGTPADLAGPAVFLASSAADFITGHILTVDGGWLAGF; encoded by the coding sequence ATGTTCCACCTTCACGACCAACTCGCGCTTGTCACCGGGGCCAGCCGGGGGATCGGGCTGGGCATCGCGCGCGGCCTGAGGGAGGCCGGGGCAAGTGTGATCCTGGTCGCGCGGGACGAAGGCGCCTTAGCCGCGGCCGCGGAAAGCTTAACACAGGGTGACGTTTATACGCCTCCCGACACGGCGCACACTCTCCCGCGTATCATCACGGCCCCGTGCGATATAACAGCGGTCGATCGGCTAAAGCCCTGGTATCAGGACCTGGTGACACAGCATGGCCCGCCGAGCATTTTGGTCAATGCCGCTGGTACGACTAATCGCGGGGCCGCGCTCGAGCAGCCGCTGGACGATTTTGTCAATTTGCACACGCTGAACGTCACCGCGCTCTATGAACTTTGCCGTTTGTTTGCCCGCGAACGTATCACCCGCGGGTTGCCGGGTAAGATTATCAACATTGCATCGTTGATGTCGTTTGCCAGCCGTCCCGGCACCGCAGCCTACACCAGCACCAAAGGGGCCGTCGCCCAACTGACCAAGGCGTTGGCCGTGGAATGGGCCAAGCACCGCATTCTGGTCAACGCCCTCGCCCCCGGCTATATCGCCACGCCCCTCACCCAGGCTCTAGCCGATGATCCGCAATTTTCCGCCTGGGTGCGGCAGCGCTGTCCGCTGGGTCGATGGGGGACACCCGCGGACCTGGCTGGACCGGCGGTCTTTTTGGCCTCATCCGCCGCGGATTTTATCACCGGTCACATCCTGACTGTGGATGGGGGGTGGTTGGCTGGATTTTAA